A genomic stretch from Salarias fasciatus chromosome 18, fSalaFa1.1, whole genome shotgun sequence includes:
- the LOC115404998 gene encoding rho-associated protein kinase 1-like isoform X2, which translates to MTARESMEARFEKIDAMLKDPKSEINTDCLLDGLDALVYDLDFPALRKNKSIDNFLSRYKETISKIRDLRMKAEDYEVVKVIGRGAFGEVQLVRHKATCKVYAMKLLSKFEMIKRSDSAFFWEERDIMAFANSSWVVQLFFAFQDDRYLYMVMEYMPGGDLVNLMSNYDVPEKWARFYTAEVVLALDGIHSMGFIHRDVKPDNMLLDKAGHLKLADFGTCMKMNKDGMVRCDTAVGTPDYISPEVLKSQGGDGYYGRECDWWSVGVFLYEMLVGDTPFYADSLVGTYSKIMNHKNALTFPDDSDISNDAKNLICAFLTDREVRLGRNGVDEIKRHPFFKNDQWTWENIRETAAPVVPELSSDIDTSNFDDIEEDRGEEETFPIPKAFVGNQLPFVGFTYYSNQHLLRGSSSTKSSDKRSSSTKEDKSHLENMQKRIYQLEEQLHSEMQLKDELEQKCRTSNTKIEKIMKELDEEANLRKSAEGSMSLLEKDKIMLQHRFTEYQRKADQEAEKRRNLENEVSTLKEQLEDMKKISQNSQASNDKIAQLQSQLEEANDLLRAESDTAARLRKSHTEMSKSMSQLESLNRELQERSRAADGEKAQLEKELVHLQSSLDSERRNYSQGSEEMRELQARMAGLQEDNKNLKLGLSKVETERKQSQERSNHLEKEKNNLEIDLNYKLKTLQQRLEQEQTEHRVTRAQLTDKYESIEEAKSAAMTAVQQKMSEENGARMRAESRVVEVEKQCSMLEFDLKQSVQKMEQLMKQKERLEDEVKSLRIQMEQELSKRLLAQNDLKSRTQDVDRLRCSEKQLKQEINTALESKRSLEFQLAQLTKQYRGNEGQMRELQDQLEAEQYFSTLYKTQVKELKEEIEEKNRQLQEAHKKVQDLCSERDSLSAQLDLTVTKAESEQLARALQEEQYFELSQENKKALTRHKQEMGEKEAIIARLEESNKTLTKDVETLSKEHSELNEKLQTQEEEYAAQKEEITNTIKANYEKVLNTERTLKTQAVNKLAEIMNRKDMKLDQKKKGSTADLRKKEKENRKLQLELNQEKDKFNHMAIKYQNQLSEMQAQLAEESTYRNELQMQLDSKESDIEQLREKLNDLQQRMDNSSLTSLQTDETDSNIAESRLEGWLSIPNRANIKRYGWKKQYVVVSSKKILFYNDEQDKEQSNPSMVLDIDKLFHVRPVTQGDVYRAETEEIPRIFQILYANEGECRKEADMESVPQGDKTNCLPHKGHEFIPTLYHFPSNCEACSKPLWHVFKPPPALECRRCHFKCHKDHLDKKEEFIAPCKVNYDVTSARDMLLLALTQDEQKKWIGHLGKKIPKTPPSTFSRASPRSMSTRSGPNQSFRKNPKSNTGKLSVRIRT; encoded by the exons ATGACCGCCAGGGAAAGTATGGAGGCTCGATTTGAAAAAATCGATGCCATGCTGAAGGATCCGAAGTCGGAAATAAACACGGATTGTCTCCTg gACGGCTTGGATGCGCTGGTGTACGACCTTGACTTCCCTGCcctgaggaaaaacaagagcATTGATAACTTTCTGAGCAGAT ATAAAGAAACAATCAGCAAAATTCGCGATCTGCGGATGAAAGCGGAGGACTATGAGGTGGTCAAAGTCATCGGGAGGGGCGCGTTCGGAGAGGTGCAGCTG GTGCGACACAAAGCCACATGCAAAGTATACGCCATGAAGCTGCTGAGCAAGTTCGAGATGATCAAGAGGTCGGACTCGGCTTTCTTCTGGGAGGAGAGGGACATCATGGCGTTTGCCAACAGCTCGTGGGTGGTGCAG CTCTTTTTCGCTTTCCAAGACGACCGCTACCTCTACATGGTGATGGAGTACATGCCCGGCGGCGACTTGGTCAACCTGATGAGCAACTACGACGTCCCAGAGAAGTGGGCGCGGTTTTACACAGCGGAGGTGGTGCTGGCTCTGGACGGGATCCACTCCATGGGATTCATTCACAG GGACGTGAAGCCTGATAACATGTTGCTGGACAAAGCAGGGCACCTCAAGCTGGCAGATTTTGGGACGTGCATGAAGATGAATAAG GACGGCATGGTACGATGCGACACGGCTGTAGGGACTCCGGACTACATTTCGCCCGAGGTACTGAAATCTCAAGGAGGAGACGGATATTACGGCAGAGAGTGCGACTGGTGGTCGGTGGGAGTGTTCCTGTACGAAATGCTCGTCG GCGACACTCCTTTCTATGCGGACTCTCTGGTGGGGACCTACAGCAAAATCATGAATCACAAGAACGCCCTGACGTTCCCCGATGACAGCGACATCTCCAACGACGCCAAGAACCTCATCTGCGCTTTCCTGACGGACAG GGAAGTTCGACTGGGCCGTAACGGTGTGGATGAAATCAAGAGGCATCCCTTCTTCAAGAACGACCAGTGGACCTGGGAGAACATCAGAGAGA CGGCTGCCCCCGTCGTGCCCGAGCTGAGCAGCGACATCGACACCAGCAACTTCGACGACATCGAAGAAGACCGGGGCGAGGAGGAGACCTTCCCCATCCCCAAGGCCTTTGTGGGAAACCAGCTTCCCTTCGTGGGCTTCACCTACTACAGCAACCAGCA cCTCTTGCGCGGCTCCTCCTCCACGAAGAGCAGCGACAAgcgcagcagctccacaaaaGAAGACAAGAGTCAC ctggagaacatgcagaagcGGATCtaccagctggaggagcagctccacagcGAGATGCAGCTGAAGGACGAGTTGGAACAGAAATGCAG GACGTCCAACACCAAAATCGAAAAGATCATGAAAGAACTGGACGAAGAG GCAAACCTACGGAAGAGCGCCGAGGGCAGCATGTCTCTGCTGGAGAAAGACAAGATCATGCTGCAGCACAGATTCACCGAGTACCAAAGAAAAGCCGACCAGGAGGCGGAGAAGAGGCGCAACCTGGAGAACGAGG tgtcaaCTTTGAAGGAGCAGCTTGAAGACATGAAGAAAATCAGCCAGAATTCACAAGCTTCCAACGATAAGATCGCCCAGCTGCAGAGTCAG ctggaggaggccaaCGACCTGCTGCGGGCCGAGTCGGACACGGCCGCCCGGCTGCGCAAAAGCCACACGGAGATGTCCAAGTCCATGAGCCAGCTGGAGAGCCTGAACCGcgagctgcaggagaggagcCGGGCGGCGGACGGGGAGAAGGCgcagctggagaaggagctggTGCACCTGCAGAGCAGCCTGGACTCGGAGCGCCGGAACTACAGCCAGGGCTCCGAGGAGATGCGGGAGCTGCAGG cgAGAATGGCCGGGCTGCAAGAGGACAACAAGAACTTGAAGCTCGGCCTCTCCAAGGTGGAAACAGAGCGGAAGCAGTCGCAGGAGAGGAGCAACCACCTGGAGAAG GAGAAGAACAACCTGGAGATCGACCTGAACTACAAGCTGAagacgctgcagcagcgtctggagcaggagcagacCGAGCACCGAGTGACGCGGGCGCAGCTCACCGACAAATACGAGTCCATCGAGGAAGCCAAGTCGGCTGCCATGACTG CGGTCCAGCAGAAGATGTCGGAGGAGAACGGCGCGCGGATGAGAGCGGAGAGccgggtggtggaggtggagaagcAGTGCTCCATGTTGGAGTTCGACCTCAAGCAGTCGGTGCAGaagatggagcagctgatgaagCAGAAGGAGCGTCTGGAGGACGAG GTGAAGAGTCTGCGGATACAGATGGAGCAGGAGCTGAGCAAGCGCCTCCTGGCCCAGAACGACCTGAAGAGCCGCACGCAGGACGTGGACCGCCTCAGGTGTTCGGAGAAGCAGCTCAAGCAGGAGATCAACACGGCGCTGGAGAGCAAGCGCTCGCTGGAGTTCCAATTAGCACAACTGACCAA ACAATACAGAGGCAATGAGGGACAGATGAGGGAACTTCAAGACCAGCTTGAGGCCGAACAGTATTTTTCT ACGCTTTACAAAACTCAGGTCAAGGAACTAAAAGAGGAGATCGAGGAAAAGAACCGGCAGCTCCAAGAAGCTCATAAAAAGGTGCAGGACTTGTGCAGTGAAAG GGACTCGCTGTCTGCCCAGCTGGATCTCACTGTAACCAAGGCTGAGTCGGAGCAGCTCGCCCGGGCGCTCCAGGAGGAGCAGTACTTTGAGCTCAGCCAGGAGAACAAGAAGGCGTTGACCAGGCACAAGCAGGAGATGGGAGAGAAGGAGGCTATTATTGCACGA CTCGAGGAATCCAATAAAACTCTGACCAAAGACGTGGAGACCCTCAGCAAAGAGCACAGCGAGTTAAACGAGAAGCTCCAGACTCAGGAGGAAG AGTACGCAGCTCAGAAAGAGGAGATCACGAATACAATCAAGGCCAACTACGAGAAGGTCCTCAACACAGAGCGCACGTTAAAGACCCAG GCGGTGAACAAGCTGGCCGAGATCATGAATCGCAAAGACATGAAGctggaccagaagaagaagggcaGCACGGCCGACCTgcgcaagaaggagaaggagaaccGCAAACTGCAGCTGGAGCTCAACCAGGAGAAGGACAAGTTCAACCACATGGCCATCAAGTACCAGAACCAGCTGAGCGAGATGCAGGCG CAACTGGCCGAGGAGTCCACGTACCGCAACGAGCTGCAGATGCAGCTGGACAGCAAGGAGAGCGACATCGAGCAGCTGCGGGAGAAGCTCAACGACCTGCAGCAGCGCATGGACAACTCCAGCCTGACCAGCCTGCAGACGGACGAGACGGACAGCAACATCGCCG AGTCTCGACTGGAGGGATGGCTGTCGATTCCTAACCGTGCCAACATCAAGAGATATGGCTGGAAGAAGCAG TACGTGGTGGTGAGCAGCAAGAAGATCCTCTTCTACAACGACGAGCAGGACAAGGAGCAATCAAACCCGTCAATGGTACTAGATATCGA TAAACTGTTCCACGTGAGACCAGTCACGCAGGGAGACGTGTACCGAGCCGAGACGGAGGAGATTCCCCGGATATTCCAG ATCCTGTATGCCAACGAGGGCGAGTGCCGGAAGGAGGCGGACATGGAGAGCGTCCCGCAGGGCGACAAGACCAACTGCCTCCCGCACAAAGGCCACGAGTTCATCCCCACGCTCTACCACTTCCCCTCCAACTGCGAGGCCTGCTCCAAGCCGCTGTGGCACGTCTTCAAGCCGCCGCCGGCCCTGGAGTGCCGCCGCTGCCACTTCAAGTGCCACAAGGACCACCTCGACAAGAAGGAGGAATTCATCGCTCCTTGCAAAG TAAACTACGACGTGACCTCTGCCCGcgacatgctgctgctggccctCACCCAGGACGAGCAGAAGAAGTGGATCGGACACCTGGGGAAGAAGATCCCCAAGACCCCGCCGTCGACGTTCTCCAGAGCCTCGCCTCGCTCCATGTCCACCCGCTCCGGCCCCAACCAGTCCTTCCGGAAAAACCCCAAAAGCAACACGGGGAAGCTGAG CGTTAGAATCAGAACATGA